Within the Gloeobacter kilaueensis JS1 genome, the region CGAGCTTTATATCGAGACCGACAGACTCGCCCCCGCCGCCGACCTCCTCCGTAGCCTGCCCTCCGCCAAAAAGATCCTGCCCCAAAAGCACAAGCTCTGGGGCGATCTCTACAGCAAGCAAAATCTCGTGCGCGAGGCCGCCGAAGAATATCGCACCGCCAGCCTGCTCGCCGCCGAAGACGACAAGGGCGACGACATCGAGATGGAGAGTCTGGTCGAAGCGGGCTCCACCAGTTGGGAGGAGCTGGCCACCACCTACCGGGCGATGGTGGGTGAGTCGCTCCTCAAGGCGCGCAAGACCCGAAACTAGTTGTTTTTCTCCTGCCCACTCCACCACTACAACCGGCCAGACCGGACAGACACATGCCCAATCACCTTGTCCAGATCGTCATGGATAGCTGCCGCTTCGACAGCTACCAGGCAGCGACCACCCCCAACATGGACCGCCTCGGCCAGGCCGAGCAGCGCTACAGCTACGCCTCGTGGACCTCGCCCTCGCACTACACGATGTTGATGGGCATGGTGCCCCATACCAGTCCCAAAAACGTCTTCGCCTCCGAAGTCTACAAGCAGGACTTTGCCCGCTGGATCGACAGGCTCGACGTCGCGGATCTGTCTTTTAAGACTTTCGTGCCGTACCTGTCGCTACCCAAGGTGCTGCAGGATCTGGGCTACGAGACGATCGCCCGCGTCTCGATGCCGGTGCTCAACCAGACGACGAGCATGAACCGCTACTTCGACGACTACAAGCTGATGCCCAACCACAACGACTTCAAGTCGATGGTGGCGGAGGTCGAATTTGAAGAGGACGAACCGCGCTTTTACTTTTTTAATCTGGGCGAGACCCACTATCCCTACATGCTCAACGGCGAAGACATGCCCAGAGTCTCCGGGGTCCACGGCGTCTTCAAAGAGATGGACGCGATGCTCAAAAGCGGCCAGGGGGCGGTGGCGAGCAAGTTCTTCGACGAAGGGGAGATGCAGCGGCTCCACAAGCAGCAGATCCACTGCGTCGAATATATCGACGAATTGCTCGGCCAGCTCTACCAAAAGTGTCCCGAAAACACCTACTTTATCGTCACCGCCGACCACGGCGAGTTGTTCGGTGAGGAGGGCTACTTTGGCCACGGCCCGGTGATGCATCCCAAGTGCTTCGAGGTGCCCTTCCTCGAAGGTCTGCGTCCAGGTTAAAAGCGATGTACGAGCCCACCCAGAACTGCTTCAGGCGGGATCTGGTCATCGACCAGACTCTTAAAGACGGCCAGATGTGTTATCTGGTCAAAGATCCGCGCACGGGCGAAACTTACGAGTTTGGCGAAGAGGAATATTATCTCTGCCGGCTGATGGACGGCAAGCGCACCCCCCGCCAGATCCTCTCCGATTTTGAGTCGCGCTTTGGTCTCACCATCAGCGAGGCCGACTTCGAGCCGTTTTCTCACCAGATCGCCACCTACGGTCTGCTCGAAACCTGCGGCAGCGGCGGCGTCGCCGTCGCTGCCAGACCCAAAAGCGACTCGTCCATCGCCTTCAAAGACGCCGACGGCTCCGAGCAGACCAAAAAGGCTTACAAGTGGTACTTCCCCTGGATGGCCCCGGTATTCACCGTGGTCGCCCAGGGGCTCTCGCCCTTTCATCTGATCTTCAAGTTCATCTCGCTTTTGCTCATCCCGGCGCTGCCCCTCGCGGTGCTGACGCTGCTCAACAACCAGACGGTCTTCTTTCGCGATTTCAACAACTACGTCTCGCCGGTGGGTGGTTTTGTCCGCCACTTCGTCAACATGCTCGCGGTCAACTTTTTGGCCAAGACCTCGATGGCGATCGTCGTCGCCCACTACGGCGTGCCGATGCGCAAGTTTGGTCTGCAGCTGGTGTTTGGCTTCTTTCCGCGCTTTAACGTCGCCAAGGACCCGATCTTTCGCTACTTGAGCCGCGAAGAGCAGATGTGGACGTTTGCGACGCCGCTGTTGCTGCGGGCTGTAATCTTTTGCCTGGGCATTTTCTTGTGGTTTCTCAATCGCGGCGGCGGCAACAGTCTGGCGGCCTGGGCGGTGTCGTGGAGCTTTTTGGCCTTTATCGACATCGTCATCGATATCAACCCGCTTTTGCCGGGGGACGCCTACGGCTGGGTGGTCAACTACTTTCGCTGGCCGCCCAACCTCTACAAGCGCAACCTGCAGATTATCGAGCGGATGATCCGCTTCCAGGGTCTGCCCAGCACGATCGCCCTTGGCGAGCGGATCAGGCTGCTGGTGGCGGCAATTGCCATCGGCATCTCGTGGTCCGCCCTGTTTATCTTTATTACGCTCCAC harbors:
- a CDS encoding sulfatase-like hydrolase/transferase; translation: MPNHLVQIVMDSCRFDSYQAATTPNMDRLGQAEQRYSYASWTSPSHYTMLMGMVPHTSPKNVFASEVYKQDFARWIDRLDVADLSFKTFVPYLSLPKVLQDLGYETIARVSMPVLNQTTSMNRYFDDYKLMPNHNDFKSMVAEVEFEEDEPRFYFFNLGETHYPYMLNGEDMPRVSGVHGVFKEMDAMLKSGQGAVASKFFDEGEMQRLHKQQIHCVEYIDELLGQLYQKCPENTYFIVTADHGELFGEEGYFGHGPVMHPKCFEVPFLEGLRPG